From a region of the Fimbriiglobus ruber genome:
- a CDS encoding DUF58 domain-containing protein, with amino-acid sequence MSDDPKRFLHPATIAQISRLDLRAKQVVEGFISGMHKSPFFGQSMEFAQHREYVTGDDIRHLDWKVWSKTDKFYIKQYEAETNLRANLVVDTSESMIYGRDKHRKAKTMNKYEYACTAAACLAYLIIRQQDSAGVFSFGWDVKQVVPPRSSQRQLDAIATSLDLSQPTDKTDILKVIRQVAESSPSRGLVILFSDLLTDREPLLKGLEMLRHRRHDVMVFHILDDDELTFPFGGMTRFEGMEELPNLFCDPKALRQGYLEALEEYLVEVRRGCTRMGVDYTLIRTSDYLDAVLSRVLFRRMSDRGTVVNR; translated from the coding sequence ATGTCTGACGATCCCAAGCGGTTTCTGCACCCCGCGACCATCGCCCAGATCAGCCGCCTCGACCTGCGCGCCAAGCAAGTCGTGGAGGGCTTCATCTCCGGGATGCACAAGAGCCCGTTCTTCGGGCAGAGCATGGAGTTCGCCCAGCACCGGGAGTACGTCACCGGGGACGACATCCGGCACCTCGACTGGAAGGTGTGGTCCAAGACCGACAAGTTCTACATCAAGCAGTACGAGGCGGAGACCAACCTCCGCGCGAATCTGGTCGTCGACACCAGTGAGTCGATGATCTACGGGCGGGACAAGCACCGCAAAGCCAAGACGATGAACAAGTACGAGTACGCTTGCACGGCCGCGGCGTGTCTCGCGTACCTGATCATCCGCCAGCAGGACTCGGCCGGCGTGTTCAGCTTCGGGTGGGACGTCAAACAGGTCGTCCCGCCGCGGAGTTCGCAGCGGCAACTCGACGCCATCGCGACGTCGCTCGACCTCAGCCAGCCGACCGACAAGACGGACATCCTCAAAGTCATTCGGCAGGTGGCCGAATCGTCGCCGTCGCGCGGGCTGGTGATCCTGTTCTCGGACCTGCTCACCGACCGGGAACCGCTGCTCAAAGGGCTGGAAATGCTCCGGCACCGGCGGCACGACGTCATGGTCTTCCACATCCTCGACGACGACGAACTGACGTTCCCGTTCGGCGGGATGACGCGGTTCGAGGGGATGGAAGAACTCCCGAACCTGTTCTGCGACCCGAAAGCCCTCCGGCAGGGATACCTGGAAGCCCTCGAGGAGTATCTGGTAGAAGTCCGCCGCGGGTGTACACGAATGGGCGTCGACTACACCCTGATCCGCACGAGCGACTACCTCGACGCCGTGCTGTCCCGCGTGCTGTTCCGCCGGATGTCCGACCGCGGGACCGTGGTCAACCGCTAA
- a CDS encoding BatA domain-containing protein: protein MFDPSLFLNPWSMLAGVLLVSSPIIIHLINRIRFKRVQWAAMEFLLKAQKRMKRKLIFQQLLLLLLRILIILFLGLLVGRYTGFDLTGQESRTTVHLVVLDDSPSMADGWRGEDGTPSDAFEEAKRVLTDQIVKAAAEATVPQTMEVYSLSSLTTPHDVGRLTDKSADNLKSHLSQFHPSSVRVSLAEGLKKVKDEFAGRGADVSKVVHVLSDFRATDWTDDGDAIKQAIADLTAAKVKINMVDVAHPYRKKDDRRSPLAHDNLSVLELRPAKLVVARYDPVEFTLRVKNFGNSEMKNVRFTVKVNGDENKGRSVSIPTIPGNQDRTAKFDLTFDRIGTEEKPLDRFSLVTVSLESGEPGGIVADNLRHAVVEVRERLPIMVVEGRPNLRETKEGDGVYMRPVFNGAFGGYAWVDKTTRDLETADLGKYAFVMLLNVPSLTDAAVKNLEQYTKTGGGVGFFLGPDVNANDYNQTLYRDGGGLFPVPLEGKPSKELPEEELQARRFRLSKKILLRDPARRTHPALAGLYTDERGEPLKDAELFERAFWFISIKRHWPVVPVGKWHDDKSVAELYCLPNESPMSDFEAPVRAVTDRIQRVIGDAEFAKYKEAVDKLRDDLRRVVVSSDPLYRLAGLLDDLLSDQRGEGNPTEALLREFWANPKNADLRTEVARLRDRVKYGDPLYVAKEFGRGRVAVVTTTAGEAWSDWPTEKPGAASYRPFVNEMANYLSGAGADENRLVGAPVEIRLDAARYKPSVRRAFMTHDPFKPAARGNATDPAPIVDLKEQPLRAEGDRLVLGFTEAVNPGAYLFTFTNVKPQTATANEAPEAPEYRGVAVNLDAAHEGDLRRVSRDDVSVLAPGVELQSPDDPEWAKAFRNKQSDLSETIWLFLILFLLLVAEQTLAVRLSHHSTGTEVDAIAPSAAAVIHRSTSRVHAGEHEEPTIAG, encoded by the coding sequence ATGTTCGACCCGTCTCTATTCTTGAATCCGTGGTCGATGTTGGCCGGGGTTCTCCTCGTCAGTTCGCCGATCATCATCCACCTGATCAACCGCATCCGGTTCAAGCGGGTTCAGTGGGCCGCGATGGAGTTTCTCCTCAAGGCCCAAAAGCGGATGAAGCGGAAGCTCATTTTCCAGCAACTCCTGCTGCTCCTCCTTCGTATCCTGATCATCCTGTTCCTCGGCCTGCTCGTCGGCCGGTACACGGGCTTCGACTTGACCGGCCAGGAGAGCCGGACGACCGTTCACCTCGTCGTCCTCGACGACTCGCCGAGCATGGCCGACGGCTGGCGCGGCGAAGACGGGACGCCCTCGGACGCCTTCGAGGAAGCCAAGCGGGTTCTCACCGACCAGATCGTCAAGGCGGCGGCCGAGGCGACCGTGCCGCAGACGATGGAAGTCTACTCGCTCTCCAGCCTGACGACCCCGCACGACGTCGGCCGACTGACCGACAAGTCCGCGGACAACCTCAAGTCTCACCTGTCTCAGTTCCACCCGTCCTCCGTCCGTGTGAGTCTGGCCGAAGGGCTCAAGAAGGTGAAGGACGAGTTCGCCGGCCGCGGCGCGGACGTGAGCAAGGTCGTCCACGTGCTGAGCGACTTCCGCGCGACCGACTGGACCGACGACGGTGACGCCATCAAGCAGGCGATCGCCGACCTGACCGCGGCCAAAGTGAAGATCAACATGGTGGATGTCGCCCACCCGTACCGCAAGAAGGACGACCGCCGGTCGCCGCTCGCGCACGACAACCTGTCCGTTCTCGAACTGCGGCCCGCGAAACTGGTCGTGGCCCGGTACGACCCGGTCGAGTTCACCCTACGGGTCAAGAACTTCGGCAACAGCGAGATGAAGAACGTCCGGTTCACGGTCAAGGTGAACGGCGACGAGAACAAAGGCCGGTCCGTCTCGATCCCGACCATCCCGGGCAACCAGGACCGTACGGCGAAATTCGACCTGACTTTCGACCGCATCGGGACCGAGGAGAAGCCGCTCGACCGGTTCAGCCTCGTGACCGTGAGCCTGGAGAGCGGCGAACCGGGCGGGATCGTGGCCGACAACCTCCGCCACGCGGTCGTGGAAGTCCGCGAACGTCTGCCGATCATGGTCGTCGAGGGCCGCCCGAACCTGCGAGAGACGAAAGAGGGCGACGGCGTTTACATGCGGCCGGTGTTCAACGGCGCCTTCGGCGGCTACGCCTGGGTGGACAAGACCACCCGCGATCTGGAAACAGCCGACCTCGGCAAGTACGCTTTCGTCATGCTCCTAAACGTCCCGTCGCTGACCGACGCGGCGGTCAAAAATCTCGAGCAGTACACGAAGACCGGCGGCGGCGTCGGCTTCTTCCTCGGGCCGGACGTGAACGCGAACGACTACAACCAGACGCTCTACCGCGACGGTGGCGGGCTGTTTCCTGTCCCGTTGGAAGGCAAGCCGAGCAAGGAACTACCCGAAGAAGAACTCCAGGCCCGGCGGTTCCGGCTCTCCAAGAAGATCCTCCTCCGCGACCCCGCCCGGCGGACGCACCCGGCCCTCGCCGGGCTCTACACCGACGAGCGCGGCGAACCGCTCAAGGACGCCGAACTGTTCGAGCGGGCGTTCTGGTTCATTTCGATCAAGCGGCATTGGCCGGTCGTGCCTGTCGGGAAGTGGCACGACGACAAGAGCGTGGCCGAACTGTACTGCCTGCCGAACGAATCGCCGATGAGCGACTTCGAGGCGCCGGTCCGGGCCGTCACCGACCGTATCCAACGGGTGATCGGCGACGCCGAATTCGCGAAATACAAGGAAGCGGTCGACAAACTCAGGGACGACCTCCGGCGGGTCGTCGTTTCGTCCGACCCGCTTTATCGGCTCGCCGGACTGTTGGACGACCTGCTCAGCGACCAACGGGGCGAAGGGAATCCGACCGAGGCGCTGTTGCGGGAGTTCTGGGCCAACCCGAAGAACGCCGACCTCCGCACAGAAGTCGCCCGCCTCCGAGACCGAGTGAAGTACGGCGACCCGCTGTACGTCGCCAAGGAGTTCGGCCGCGGTCGCGTCGCGGTCGTGACCACGACCGCGGGCGAGGCGTGGAGTGACTGGCCGACCGAGAAGCCGGGAGCCGCATCGTACCGGCCGTTCGTCAACGAAATGGCCAACTACCTTTCTGGTGCCGGGGCTGACGAAAACCGCCTGGTCGGCGCCCCGGTCGAGATTCGGCTGGACGCGGCCCGGTACAAGCCGTCCGTCCGCCGGGCGTTCATGACCCACGACCCGTTCAAGCCCGCCGCGCGGGGGAACGCGACCGACCCCGCCCCGATCGTCGACCTCAAGGAGCAACCGCTCCGGGCGGAAGGGGACCGGCTGGTTCTCGGGTTCACCGAGGCCGTGAACCCGGGCGCGTATCTCTTTACCTTCACCAACGTCAAGCCGCAGACGGCGACCGCGAACGAGGCGCCCGAGGCGCCGGAATACCGCGGCGTCGCGGTCAACCTCGACGCCGCCCACGAAGGCGACCTGCGGCGGGTCTCCCGCGACGACGTGAGCGTCCTCGCCCCCGGGGTCGAACTCCAGTCGCCGGACGACCCCGAGTGGGCCAAGGCCTTCCGCAACAAGCAGTCCGACCTTTCGGAAACGATCTGGCTGTTCCTGATTTTGTTCCTCTTGTTGGTCGCCGAGCAAACGCTGGCCGTCCGCCTGAGCCACCACTCGACCGGCACGGAGGTCGACGCGATCGCGCCGTCCGCGGCCGCCGTGATCCACCGGAGTACGTCGCGCGTTCACGCGGGCGAACACGAAGAACCCACGATCGCCGGCTGA
- a CDS encoding AAA family ATPase, with amino-acid sequence MKKLQTAFADIKRQLGQVIVGQDMVIEEMLIAMFSRGHCILEGVPGLAKTLMISTLAKCLSLDFSRIQFTPDLMPADITGTEIIEENRSTGQREFKFLAGALFANVILADEINRTPPKTQAALLEAMQERQVTVGRVRHKLGNPFFVLATQNPIEQEGTYPLPEAQQDRFMFKVFVKYPSFAEEFEIAARTTSVQHEDIKPVLTADQILELQQLVRKVPVTDHIIKYALAVVRQTRIGEPGVPKFVKEWLSWGAGPRAVQNLILGAKARALLHGRAHVTTEDISVLALPVLRHRILTNFTAASEGVTTDKVIRRLLDETPTKEGDLEKDDRFKKIFSS; translated from the coding sequence ATGAAGAAGCTTCAAACCGCGTTCGCCGACATCAAGCGCCAACTCGGCCAGGTGATCGTCGGCCAGGACATGGTCATCGAGGAAATGCTGATCGCGATGTTCAGCCGGGGCCACTGCATCCTGGAAGGGGTGCCCGGGCTGGCCAAAACGCTGATGATCAGCACCCTCGCGAAGTGCCTGTCGCTGGACTTCAGCCGTATCCAGTTCACCCCGGACTTGATGCCCGCGGACATCACCGGGACCGAAATCATCGAGGAGAATCGGTCGACCGGCCAGCGCGAGTTCAAGTTCCTGGCCGGGGCGCTGTTCGCCAACGTGATCCTGGCGGACGAAATCAACCGGACGCCGCCGAAGACCCAGGCCGCGCTGCTCGAAGCCATGCAGGAACGGCAAGTCACGGTCGGCCGCGTCCGGCACAAGCTCGGGAACCCGTTCTTCGTGCTGGCCACGCAGAACCCGATCGAGCAGGAAGGGACGTACCCGCTGCCGGAAGCGCAACAAGACCGCTTCATGTTCAAGGTGTTCGTCAAGTACCCGTCGTTCGCGGAAGAGTTCGAGATCGCCGCGCGGACCACGTCGGTCCAGCACGAGGACATCAAGCCGGTACTGACGGCGGATCAGATCCTCGAACTGCAACAACTCGTCCGCAAGGTGCCGGTCACCGACCACATCATCAAGTACGCGCTAGCGGTCGTCCGCCAGACGCGGATCGGCGAGCCGGGCGTGCCGAAGTTCGTGAAGGAATGGCTGTCGTGGGGGGCCGGCCCGCGGGCCGTCCAGAACCTGATCCTCGGGGCCAAAGCCCGCGCCCTGTTGCACGGCCGGGCGCACGTGACCACCGAGGACATCTCGGTCCTCGCCCTCCCGGTTCTCCGCCACCGCATCCTGACAAACTTCACCGCCGCGTCCGAAGGCGTGACGACCGACAAGGTGATCCGCCGCCTGCTGGACGAGACCCCGACCAAAGAAGGGGATCTCGAAAAGGACGACCGGTTCAAGAAGATCTTCTCGTCGTGA